The Chiloscyllium plagiosum isolate BGI_BamShark_2017 chromosome 28, ASM401019v2, whole genome shotgun sequence genome includes a region encoding these proteins:
- the LOC122563815 gene encoding RNA-binding protein 45-like, with amino-acid sequence MEDGSSSGPMLNVDHPPNSRLFLVISKSISEEAIREKFSLFGDIQDIWVVRDKQSKNHKGIAYVKFGKSWQACKAMEDMHGKTLTGDTKPIKVFIAQSRGSKSHHDVEDEELTRIFIVVPKSYAEDDLREKFKAFGDIEYCNIIKNKKTGESKGFGYVRFLKPSQAAQAIENCDPSFKAILAEPKKKSTYSENICVRGAKEYSSHRRAFRPLRDQNMSPFHERSNFETSEIIGGEIITTCLSVFTKCMLTYEQIYSLFDVIPGLEYCEIQNDPNLGYAVVQYNNVASAVHAKEKLNGFEYPPGNQLRLNYIEDALRDRRSSPVGMMALQLVAAQMLSIAWNSPIGHQIDPPSTDFRGGTYTPISQLQVDFTVPTSPREESVKRQKTH; translated from the exons ATGGAGGATGGTAGTAGCTCAGGTCCTATGCTGAACGTCGATCATCCACCCAATAGTCGACTCTTTCTGGTCATCAGCAAATCAATATCTGAGGAGGCAATCAGAGAAAAGTTTTCCTTGTTTGGCGATATCCAGGATATTTGGGTAGTGCGGGACAAACAGTCCAAAAATCATAAGGGTATTGCCTATGTAAAGTTCGGAAAATCATGGCAAGCCTGTAAAGCGATGGAGGACATGCACGGCAAAACTCTCACTGGGGACACCAAACCCATCAAGGTGTTCATTGCACAGTCCAGAGGATCTAAGAGCCACCATGATGTTGAAGATGAAGAGCTGACTAGGATTTTTATTGTGGTTCCAAAATCCTATGCTGAAGATGATCTGAGAGAAAAGTTTAAGGCTTTTGGAGATATTGAATACTGTAATATTATCAAGAACAAGAAAACAGGGGAGAGCAAAGGCTTTGGCTATGTAAGATTTCTGAAACCATCTCAGGCTGCTCAGGCCATTGAAAACTGTGACCCATCTTTTAAGGCAATACTTgcagaaccaaaaaaaaaatctacatacTCTGAGAATATTTGTGTGAGAGGGGCCAAAGAATATTCATCACATAGACGAGCATTTCGTCCTCTAAGAGATCAAAATATGTCACCTTTTCATGAACGTAGCAACTTTGAAACAAGTGAAATAATTG GTGGAGAAATTATTACTACATGCCTTTCAGTATTTACGAAATGTATGCTTACTTATGAGCAAATTTATAGCCTCTTTGATGTTATCCCAggattggaatattgtgaaattCAGAATGATCCGAACTTGGGTTATGCTGTTGTTCAGTACAACAATGTGGCATCAGCAGTACATGCCAAAGAAAAGCTAAATGGATTTGAGTACCCACCTGGTAACCAGCTGAGACTCAATTACATTGAAGATGCCCTTAGGGACAGGCGATCAAGCCCAGTTGGAATGATGGCCTTGCAACTTGTGGCAGCTCAAATGTTGTCAATAGCTTGGAACAGTCCTATTGGACATCAGATAGACCCCCCTTCAACTGATTTCAGAGGAGGCACTTATACTCCAATATCTCAGTTGCAGGTTGACTTCACTGTACCTACATCTCCAAGAGAAGAGTCAGTCAAACGCCAAAAAACACACTAA